The window CCTGAGGTATTGTTTTTTATGATGTCTGGTTCCATCGATTTATTGGATGATACTTCTTCGGACGAAAGTTTCGATGACGGCAAGCCAATTTCTAAGAGCCTTACTCTATACTCATCTGAAGACGTCAGTGATGATTAGGAAGAAATTCAAGCACTTGTACTGGACCCGCTAGCACCCCATTGGTAATCTGTTTTAGACGCTATTGATGTTTTGCCTTTTTTTGTATGATGTGGGGCCGTCCCACTATATACCGACCACGGCACATGAGAAGGATTTCTTCGAGTTATTGTTCGGTGAAAGATTTTTTGCATCGAATAACAGAAGGGACAAATAAGCATGCAGCTAAAGTACAGCAGAGAAAAGGTATAATTACCGATATAACCatcaaacagttttttttttagtttttttcctTGTAAATGACAAAAACTAGAAAAAAAGACCACCGGATTTTGACTGTTTTGCACATGTAAAATTAACTCTCTCTTTCAATATTTTAGATCAATaatcaaataaacaataattattgtctattaacaacaattgttttagttttgtgttggagtttttaaaaatactgaaattttaGACTTTAAAACATGCGCGTATGTTTACTGCATATAAAGTTAAATTTCCATGAgtatatgatacagtatcaggAATAAAGCACTAATTATGCTTTACTATCATTATAACTTAATTTTGgagtaaaaagttttaaataaaaaaaaaaaacgcacaATGATAACATATTTCCTCTATGTTCAATATTAGACACCAGCCTTTTTTTTTATGACTATTGTTTATTAAAGGAGGTCAGGGCATTAACACATGCACACGCACACAAAACcgattttcatttgattttagtactgaattttgattgttatactttcatgttgaatactgaaatctgattggataagacgcagttcataatccgttctattaccctcagcgttcgcaacgcacttagcaacgggtaacatcaaaaattgttacatgcgcgaaaattatgcgcgtacggttcacTGTAGAATttacgttattcctatataaaagcagtaaaattttctaaaaaaattgatattcagtataacaaaataaatagtgcctgtttgggaggataacagttgaaattgacacccctcgaaaaccctcccaaacaggcactatttatataatggtagTTTGTATCGTTCAATCGTTGGTctaattgttaaacaaacattttacattaGATAAAAGTGATTGCAAAATTTAGGTTCATGCGATTTCATAGATGACGGCTATTTTTGCCACTATATCACCCACCTCCTcaaataaattagaaaaaaaaaaataagtaataaagaatGGCGAGTCTGTTAATGTATTGTACAAAgacatgtataataaaaataaatcatatactaTTTCTTTAATATTGCCTAATTATGGACGAATCAAGAAAATATTCCGTATGTGGGTGTTGTACGGGGAGGATGAGGTAAATGTTCGATGGTTAAATGTGTGATGGAGAGGGAAAGCAGGGACGGGTCCTACATTTGGTTACACTTTACCATGTGagtttcatttgatttattcaagCTCCCCGCTCGATACGCGCATGTGCTAATTGATttaagttttaaacatttttaccaAATATTCTTGTGACTGATGAGCACTTTTATCATTTCAAAACACGCCCCCTTGTGGAACAACTGTACTCCTGACAAACATAGGACCTATAtatagttatttttattttcatgagtGTGAATATACTTCCTGACTTGAAGTTACATTGGTACAACAGCAAATTTCTTGATAATGCTGGCTTCAAAGACGTAATGCTGAGCAGTACATTCCGTCAAAACCAACCAGATGGGGCAAAAAATATAGTTGCAATGCGATAGTCTGACCGGATTCTGCCAACAGCTAGATCTTTACCTGGACAGAGAGCAGTATCTAGGGGTAGCACTCGAACAAGCAGTCGTAGAAAAGCTAACCGCTGGCTTGGAAAACAAAAATTTCCATATTTTTTACGAAAGCTTTTTCACATCTGTGTCACTTGCCAAATGATTGTTTGCTAAGACAGTTTTCACATGCGTGACCACTGTCCAAAATAGGGAAGATATCTTGCagatttgaaaagaaaaagaaaagtacATTGAAAGTTCATTTTCGACTAAACAACCTTCCCCACAAGATAAAAGTTCCCcccaaaacttgtttgtttcttgaatacAAAGGGATTTTCTTtaggaatgttgataattatGAAATGGTGATCTTTCTTTGAGGTGtagattaataaaatcatattccttaaaaatataatgatcatctgcgcaagGAAATCAAAACGTGAGTAGTGAGATACCTTAATTTATGCCATACACAACTACAATGTATGAGTTCAGATGAGAAATGcaaatttgtcatttttatacGATTTATTCCTTGTGATCAAGCTCATCTCctgtaattatattataaaattaaaccaCTAAATAAATCAGGCTTAAACTCATCATACTTTATGTTCAtgacaattttaaattgaagaAAACTTGGACATTGCTCTAGTAATCTGCTCATGTTGCTTTCATCTGACATTAATGGATAGGAGAAGTAATGATggaccagaccgggattcgaacccgGGTGCCCTGAATCTCttgtcaggtgctctaccaactgaacaTTCTGGTCTGACTGTCACTTTACTCCCCATTAAATGACCTTTAAGATGCTCTTCCCTGGCAGgggttaacctgtcagttccaggcaccaaatgtaaccggatgttaaaaaaatgatggACCAGATCAAGCTTCAAACCCAAGCCCCCTAACACTCTAGTCACCTgatgctctaccaactgagccaTCTGGTGctggtattcgaaccggtcAGACTGACACAGTAAAAATTTTAAGCCCCACCTTCCAATTTGTCCccctttttaattattcatcttttaaaagCTTTTACACATACGTGTTTGAAGTAAACCTTTTCTTGACTCAGTACGTTTGGAAAAAATTCTCATTAATTGATGTAATATATTATTCTTAAGATATACATAAAGATTTGTTGATGCTGATgattcatgtacatatataagtatatattcgcagcattgttaaggcgtcccgatgctaaaatacggctggaaaacgatattatttgaatcatggcaaaaataattttaccgggagtatttctttaaatctatgttacatttattgacatcgatgttaaacattatatttgatgcatttttgtgacgtcatatgtacttcgttatcacgtgacaggcgaatcctaacattgcaaatgatctagttaaaacgcatcggcgcaggtgattaatgacattaaatcatacatatttttaagaaaaatcctttgttaagtcataaactttgaagttcttgcttgggaaagaaatagatgtttcgtttatagaagatattgttgaaacattccacaaaatcatcaaaataatgcacatttttactaatcaaaagcgatttacaaagaattggggtaaatccgtaggtttccgcagcacgattcacattggtacttattttctctaccaattttacgtaaaatattctaaaattgtgttgatctttcacctgcgccaagctggttttacatgcattaaaattccttcattcagttgtttacacgtagcagggagagtctccaaaccactagtttataaatagtcttttacttataacgaagctttaaaactgccgattatttgatactggtttttaatatgaatgaattatgTACGTCTAGAATTAACTGCAGCATCTATATAAAGAAaacatgcggtattatactggtttgatataattcacttttaacgttaagatacattccctgagaactatcgacaggaatgcagatcgtgacgtcaaagttaattatgacgtcatatcgtaggaagtacagacaagtgactttctacatatggGTCCTTCTCAGATGTAAGgaaattttctttagaaatttAATTGGTCACAAAAGTACTTAATTTTGGTATTTAACATTTAAGGAAAAcctatattttaagaaaaaaacaaggAAAAGATAGTTACAACCtcattttatagattatttgtttttaaagttggTGTTAGAAAAGTGACGCCTCTTACATTgacattcaatttcttttatttttgtatataattaatgacttttacataattatttttagggTTCAGAAAGCCTATTTCTTCTTTATACAATGAGAAATTATTTCTATCAAAATAAAGTTAgccttctttttcttttttagttttaaaaaaagtgatggatattactttaaaaaatggccaacatattttttttattgttaattcacataataaaaaaattcaaaacaaattttaatgttaTCTTCTATATCAATAGATGATTTTTTATCCTTTACacaatgttgaaaataaaagttttttatgaATCAATACTATTTTTGTTTGGATATTACTGTTGACACTTTGACAATAATCATTTTTTGTGACGCCTATTACTTAAACACTTTGACAATTACAAATTCCTGAAACAATAAAgtctttttttaatgttttaaatacagGATAGAAGACTGAATCATGAAACATGAGTTctatacaaataaacaaaaagaaacgattgtttaatcatttattcatttcttCAAGAAATTTCTCATTTCTCTTCATCTGTCACAAAcctgaaattatatattataaaaagttttaaaactgcAACCTTTAATAAACAGATGAATTTTCATAACGTATTAGTCAATTTACTTACCATTAAACACGTAATAAATCCTTGACCCACGAACTCTAATGTCAGGTGGGTCAATTGTCCCTTTGACATCACTGTGTGCGCAATGTCTCCTTCGGCCCACAATTTTCcctttttggtaaaaaaaaaggacaaatgGCCACTCTTGAACCTGAAATATCATCCATTCCAACATTACGTGTtaatataatacataaaaaattaaataaaaagcatCTCTGTAGATCTCTGTAgattaatacataaaaatagcaaaattatTTAGTATtagtttttctatattttacatCTGTTAAGCATTATTTTCCTGTGGAATTGAGATACACCTTATTGGAATTTTTGCaaagcaacaaaaaaaaaacaagtgaagaaaaaaaaatgtctgaaaCAGCAAAGaaattgttaataaataaagtttaagaGAATGTTAATTCTAACAAGTTTTAGAACAGGACTCCATTTACCACAGCAGGAAACAAACTTAAACCATGCTCAACCAGAATATATTGCCCAGGATGATAACTAGAATAAATGGATTTGCATTGCAGgtgatatcatattttatttctgaGCAAGGTCTATTAATACCAAACAAGTTATATAATTACCTTCTCTTTGATTCAAAGAGCATATGACGTGTTGGTTTTTCTACCAAAGGGAGGACAGGTTCCTCTACCATATGACGTTTTTCTACCAAAGGGAGGACAGGTTCCTCTACCATATGACGTGTTGGTTTTTCTACCAAAGGGAGGACAGGTTCCTCTACCATATGACATATTAGTTTTTCTACCAAAGGGAGGACAGGTTCCTCTACCATATGACGTGTTGGTTTTTCTACCAAAGGGAGGACAGGTTCCTCTACCATATGACGTGTTGGTTTTTCTACCAAAGGGAGGACAGGTTCCTCTACCATATGACATATTAGTTTTTCTACCAAAGGGAGGACAGGTTCCTCTACCATATGACGTGTTGGTTTTTCTACCAAAGGGAGGACAGGTTCCTCTACCATATGACATATAAGTTTTTCTACCAAAGGGAGGACAGGTCCCTCTACCATATGACGTGTTGGTTTTTCTACCAAAGGGAGGACAGGTTCCTCTACCATATGACGTGTTGGTTTTTCTACCAAAGGGAGGACAGGTTCCTCTACCATATGACATATTAGTTTTTCTACCAAAGGGAGGACAGGTTCCTCTACCATATGACGTGTTGGTTTTTCTACCAAAGGGAGGACAGGTTCCTCTACCATATGACGTGTTGGTTTTTCTACCAAAGGGAGGACAGGTTCCTCTACCATATGACGTGTTGGTTTTTCTACCAAAGGGAGGACAGGTTCCTCTACCATATGACGTGTTGGTTTTTCTACCAAAGGGAGGACAGGTTCCTCTACCATATGACGTGTTGGTTTTTCTACCAAAGGGAGGACAGGTTCCTCTACCATATGACATGTTGGTTTTTCTACCAAAGGGAGGACAGGTTCCTCTACCATATGACGTGTTGGTTTTTCTACCAAAGGGAGGACAGGTTCCTCTACCATATGACGTGTTGGTTTTTCTACCAAAGGGAGGACAGGTTCCTCTACCATATGACGTGTTAGTTTTTCTACCAAAGGGAATACAGGTTCCTCTACCATATGACGTGTTGGTTTTTCTACCAAAGGGAATACAGGTTCCTCTACCATATGACATGTTGGTTTTTCTACCAAAGGGAGGACAGGTTCCTCTACCATATGACATGTTGGTTTTTCTACCAAAGGGAATACAGGTTCCTCTACCATATGACGTGTTAGTTTTTCTACCAAAGGGAGGACAGGTTCCTCTACCATATGACATGTTGGTTTTTCTACCAAAGGGAATACAGGTTCCTCTTCCATATGACATGTTGGTTTTTCTACCAAAAAGAGGACAGGTTCCTCTATGAAAGGGAGGACAGGTTCCTCTACCACAATTTCATGGAAGAAGACAGGGGATAAAGAGCCATCAtcctgaaaacaaaacaaaaggttTTATGTCATCACAAAATATAAATCTATGGTTTGCCTGATTTGGCATAAATGGAACTATTGGTCTTAATATAAATTTGCAATATTTAATTAGTTATTCAACACACTTCTGTGTACCTTGTCAAGAGAAGCAATTATGGCAGAGAGTCCCGAGATGTTCGGTAAAATATCATCACTCTCATCactataaaacagaaaaaaaattatagtcaacatgtatatataaatatatatatatatatattattgtcaAGCAAGAGCtgagaaatattcaaaaaatattaatataaggTCAGAAAAAAGTCAGAGGCTGctaaaaaatttaacaatacCTGTCTTGTTGCACAGACGCACTTTCGCTGAAAGGACTTGACTGCATGGAATAATGATCGGAAACCTCAGAATCTATAATAAATATAGAATGCAATTATTAAAGACAATTCTCAGTTAAGCTCTATGtttgcatttgtttttaaaacacacacacacatatatatatgttaacaatTAACATATTAACTCACCTTCTACAAAGGACTCTTCACTTTCTGAACTGTATCTTGTCTCTGATCTAGTTCTCACTCCTCTACTTTTTCCTCCTCTAGTCCTTACTCCTCTCTCTACTCCTCTAGTCCTTACTCCTCTTCCTCCTCTAGTCCTTATTCCTCTTCCTTCTCCAATTCTTACATCTCTTCCTTCCCCTCTTGTCCCTGCTCCTCTTTCTTCTCCTCTAGTCCTTACTCCTCTTCCTCCTTCTCCAATTCTTAGATCTCTATCTTCCCCTCTTGTCCTTGCTCCTCTAGTCCTTACTCCTCTTCCTCCTTCTCCAATTCTTAGATCTCTATCTTCCCCTCTTGTCCTTGCTCCTCTTTCTTCTCCTCTAGTCCTTACTCCTCTTCCTCCTTCTCCAATTCTTATATCTCTACCTTCCCCTCTTGTCCTTGCTCCTCTTTCTTCTCCTCTAGTCCTTACTCCTCTTCCTCCTTCTCCAATTCTTAGATCTCTATCTTCCTCTCTTGTCCTTCCTCCTCCTCTATTTCTTAAACCTCTATCACCCCTTCTAGCCCTTGCTCCTCTTGTTCCTGCATTTCTACCCCTCCCTCTGGTTTGACGAACATCATTTCCCACAGCAGTATGGTGTAATTCCTGAGAAGTCCACTGATCCACAAGTTCAGAATTTTCACACTGAATTTCATCTGCTGTGTTATCTACACATACTTGACAAAAACAAGACAGGTTTCTTGTCAGGAGAGAATACTTTTCTTCTGTCGACTTAATACATTGCAATTTTCGAGTTCCAGGAACAGTCTTTGTTTTGCTTCTGTCTGGGCGGTTTCTGTCGATATTTTCAATGAGGAAGAAAGTCCTTTTGTGATGTAAATGGTCAGTTTTCTCTTCTGTGCTTTCAAGCTTTTCCTTCCCAAAGTTATAAAGATCCTCTGCATTGTTAATAACAACATTCATGCCCATTACTGCTCTTCTTGCTCCTGACTTTACAACTGCTCCGGCACCATCCGAGGGCCCTTTCCCATGGCGTGAACCGTAGAAGTGTCTTTCAACCACAAACCCATAGTCCTCTTTGCTGTATGAAATATCTGTAAAGGGAGTTTTGGATTTATACTGCGCAGAACATCCATCAGTAAactgaatttgtttttcaattatcaATCCTCTTTTGTTCTGCAAATGTTCATTTGCTTTAGCAACAAATGTTGCTACTGCATGCGCATCATGTACTAGATCGTCTGACACAAATATCAGAGACTCCTGTATTGTGTCGTTACAGTTTTCATTTGGACATCTGTAATAAGATACAGCTGGGTGTATCGTTATATTGTTATGGCCCCAGTGGGCACTCTGGACCTCGTTTTGGTTCACACATGAATAATTCTCGGAGAAGTCCATGTTAAGAATGACCCAGTGGGAAGGCACACTCTTTAGAAGATGCGAGAACTGATTTTGTTGCCAAGCAGCAACAAATAAATGGGCTGCTAGTTTGTCCAGCTCTTTAGCAAGATCCAAAACAACCTCAGTGGCACTTTTTTCGTAAGTTTTTGGCATGATCTGTGTTACTTGTTTTCCATTCTTTTCTTTGGTCATTCGTTCCCActtaatgtatttaattttttggtttGATGTTTCTCGCATGAGTGGAGTAAAGAAAGATACAACACCATCAGTACCACAAGCAACACATTCCCTCTGGATGCAATTTTTTTGTGCCACTTCTCATTGCCCCTTTCACACAGGGTCTTTTCTACTGCTTCATATTTGCTGTCAATTTTTacattacttttaaattttgctgCCAGCTGTGATAAGGCATAGATTTTCAGGTCAACATTAGTACACATCTCGCACAAACATGGATTCCATTTTCTCTTACAAGTGGTCTCTACATTGCAGGGTTTCAACCGGGCAAATGTGGAAAAACCTACCACATCTAAGTTACTTTCTCTATATTCTCTATAGGTTTCTTTCAAAGTCTTGTTGAGCACCCTTCTTTCCTCAAGATTGgatttaattctttttgaaTCTGGTAGGTTTGTTGAAATATCTCCTTGTCTAAAGAAGTTAACTATGGTTCCTGTAGTCTCAGCTGAGGTTTTGtcttttcttgtttttcttttgggGCTATCTTCCTGCGAGTGTCTTGAGAGTTTGCTCATGTACGACTGGCTTATTCCTAGAAATGTTGTTGCATATTTGTTTAAGcgcatttttttcaaagaggcAAGTTTTTTAGCAGCTATTTTTCTCGCTTTTGCATTATCTTTAATGCTGTTGATAATTGCTTGTTTAATTtggattttacatgtatttggggTAGTCTTCTCAATTTTTTTCTCCATGGCTTTAAGTTTGAtgttaaatctttttttccTT is drawn from Crassostrea angulata isolate pt1a10 chromosome 5, ASM2561291v2, whole genome shotgun sequence and contains these coding sequences:
- the LOC128183763 gene encoding uncharacterized protein LOC128183763, whose product is MRETSNQKIKYIKWERMTKEKNGKQVTQIMPKTYEKSATEVVLDLAKELDKLAAHLFVAAWQQNQFSHLLKSVPSHWVILNMDFSENYSCVNQNEVQSAHWGHNNITIHPAVSYYRCPNENCNDTIQESLIFVSDDLVHDAHAVATFVAKANEHLQNKRGLIIEKQIQFTDGCSAQYKSKTPFTDISYSKEDYGFVVERHFYGSRHGKGPSDGAGAVVKSGARRAVMGMNVVINNAEDLYNFGKEKLESTEEKTDHLHHKRTFFLIENIDRNRPDRSKTKTVPGTRKLQCIKSTEEKYSLLTRNLSCFCQVCVDNTADEIQCENSELVDQWTSQELHHTAVGNDVRQTRGRGRNAGTRGARARRGDRGLRNRGGGRTREEDRDLRIGEGGRGVRTRGEERGARTRGEGRDIRIGEGGRGVRTRGEERGARTRGEDRDLRIGEGGRGVRTRGARTRGEDRDLRIGEGGRGVRTRGEERGAGTRGEGRDVRIGEGRGIRTRGGRGVRTRGVERGVRTRGGKSRGVRTRSETRYSSESEESFVEDSEVSDHYSMQSSPFSESASVQQDSDESDDILPNISGLSAIIASLDKDDGSLSPVFFHEIVVEEPVLPFIEEPVLFLKN